One window from the genome of uncultured Tateyamaria sp. encodes:
- a CDS encoding 1-acyl-sn-glycerol-3-phosphate acyltransferase produces the protein MTWDGAPPPDHVSKGPGAVARIIWRGMGIVLVIVAGLSVLLPLRLVERPVFGLHRPWTPWITQMVCRVSLFWLGLSYRRTGAPMQGRGAIVANHSSWLDIFVLNAADRICFVSKSEVAGWPGIGTLARATGTLFIARDPRAAKAQTALFEERLLAGQRLLFFPEGTSTDGLRVLPFKTTLFASFFSEELRPHLSLQPVTVVYHAPEGRDARTYGWWGDMEFGTHLLATLALPRHGRVEVTYHAPLRVSDYANRKALAAAAERAVRGDHALAAREQGDNETAKS, from the coding sequence ATGACCTGGGATGGCGCGCCGCCGCCGGATCATGTGTCCAAGGGGCCGGGCGCGGTTGCGCGCATCATCTGGCGTGGCATGGGCATCGTTCTGGTCATCGTGGCCGGGTTGTCGGTGCTGCTGCCGCTGCGTCTGGTCGAGCGGCCCGTCTTCGGTCTGCACCGGCCATGGACCCCCTGGATCACGCAGATGGTTTGCCGGGTGTCGCTGTTCTGGCTGGGGCTGTCGTACCGGCGTACGGGCGCGCCGATGCAGGGGCGGGGCGCTATTGTCGCGAACCATTCGTCCTGGCTGGACATCTTTGTGCTGAATGCCGCTGACCGTATCTGTTTCGTGTCAAAATCCGAAGTGGCGGGATGGCCCGGCATCGGCACCTTGGCGCGGGCCACCGGCACGTTGTTCATCGCCCGCGATCCACGCGCCGCCAAGGCGCAGACCGCCCTGTTCGAAGAGCGTTTGCTGGCAGGTCAACGCCTGCTGTTCTTTCCCGAGGGCACGAGCACGGACGGGCTGCGCGTCCTGCCGTTCAAGACGACGCTCTTTGCGTCCTTCTTTTCAGAAGAGTTGCGCCCGCACCTGTCGTTGCAACCTGTGACGGTGGTCTACCACGCGCCAGAGGGGCGCGACGCGCGCACCTACGGATGGTGGGGGGACATGGAGTTCGGCACGCACTTGCTGGCGACGCTTGCGCTGCCCCGTCACGGGCGGGTCGAGGTGACGTATCATGCGCCGCTGCGCGTGTCGGACTATGCCAATCGCAAGGCGCTGGCGGCCGCGGCGGAACGGGCGGTGCGGGGTGATCATGCCCTTGCTGCGCGTGAACAGGGCGATAACGAAACTGCGAAATCTTAA
- a CDS encoding GNAT family N-acyltransferase has protein sequence MTKTNAPEFRVALATTDAELRAAQRLRYEVFVRELGGGGTLVDHAAQLEQDRFDPYFDHLLLHDDAAGQVVAVYRMLRSEQARAAGQYYSEDEYDLSVLHASGRRLLELGRSCVHRAYRGGPAMFHLWNGLAAYVAEHDIDIMFGVASFHGTDVQALAQPLSLLHSRHLAPADLRVTARPPHAASMDLLPEDQIDRRAAMVEVPALIKAYLRLGGVVGEGAYVDHAFNTTDVCLIMDTAAMSGRQKRIYGAKS, from the coding sequence ATGACCAAGACCAATGCCCCCGAATTCCGCGTGGCGCTTGCCACGACCGACGCCGAACTGCGCGCGGCACAGAGGTTGCGCTACGAAGTCTTCGTGCGCGAATTGGGCGGTGGCGGTACGTTGGTGGATCACGCGGCACAGCTTGAGCAGGACCGATTTGATCCCTATTTCGACCATCTGTTGCTGCACGACGATGCGGCCGGGCAGGTGGTCGCCGTCTACCGGATGTTGCGGTCCGAACAGGCGCGGGCGGCGGGCCAGTACTATTCCGAGGATGAGTATGACCTGAGCGTGCTGCATGCTTCGGGCCGCCGATTGCTGGAACTGGGCCGGTCCTGCGTGCATCGGGCGTATCGCGGGGGACCCGCGATGTTCCATCTGTGGAATGGGCTTGCGGCCTATGTGGCCGAGCACGATATCGACATCATGTTCGGGGTCGCCTCGTTCCATGGCACGGATGTGCAGGCGCTGGCGCAGCCCTTGTCCCTGCTGCACAGCCGGCATCTGGCCCCTGCCGATCTGCGCGTCACGGCACGGCCGCCACATGCGGCATCCATGGACCTGCTGCCCGAAGACCAGATCGATCGCCGCGCCGCCATGGTCGAGGTGCCCGCGTTGATCAAGGCCTATCTGCGGCTGGGTGGCGTGGTGGGCGAGGGCGCCTATGTCGATCACGCCTTCAATACGACCGATGTATGCCTGATCATGGACACGGCCGCCATGTCAGGCCGGCAAAAGCGCATTTACGGTGCAAAATCATGA
- a CDS encoding DUF3553 domain-containing protein — MEDLNAILAPGMFVRHPQYEDWGIGQVQSNIAAKVTVNFPNEGKVVIDGTRVALIPVFDA; from the coding sequence ATGGAAGATCTGAATGCCATTCTGGCCCCCGGTATGTTCGTGCGTCATCCGCAGTACGAAGACTGGGGAATCGGGCAGGTCCAAAGCAACATCGCGGCCAAGGTCACCGTCAATTTCCCCAACGAGGGCAAGGTGGTGATTGATGGGACGCGGGTTGCGTTGATACCCGTATTTGATGCCTGA
- a CDS encoding histidine phosphotransferase family protein, with the protein MGQSNINLAALIGSRICHDLISPIGAINNGLELLGMSDAREGPELDLISESVGNASARIRFFRIAYGAASEQMLGRAEVVSILSDSMRGGRLKVFYGPLDPQPRWAVRMAFLAVQCLETSLPYGGRVEIACCDGAWDITGHSAKQSVDDALWGLLKGQDVDELAPAHVQFALLPAVASDAQRALHTQTTPDFVSIRF; encoded by the coding sequence ATGGGCCAGAGTAATATCAACCTTGCCGCCCTGATCGGCAGCCGTATTTGCCACGACCTCATATCCCCAATCGGCGCGATCAACAACGGGCTGGAACTTTTGGGGATGTCGGATGCCCGCGAAGGGCCCGAACTTGATCTGATCTCGGAAAGCGTGGGCAATGCCAGTGCGCGCATCCGGTTTTTCCGCATCGCATATGGTGCCGCCAGCGAACAGATGCTGGGCCGGGCCGAAGTCGTGTCGATCCTTTCCGACAGCATGCGGGGCGGGCGGTTGAAGGTGTTCTACGGTCCGCTTGACCCGCAACCCCGGTGGGCGGTGCGCATGGCCTTCCTTGCCGTGCAATGCCTAGAAACCAGCCTGCCCTATGGCGGTCGGGTCGAAATCGCGTGCTGCGACGGGGCCTGGGACATCACGGGCCATTCGGCCAAGCAAAGCGTGGATGATGCGCTTTGGGGTCTGCTGAAAGGACAAGACGTGGATGAACTTGCCCCGGCCCATGTCCAGTTTGCGCTGCTGCCCGCGGTCGCGTCTGACGCGCAACGGGCCTTGCATACGCAAACAACACCGGACTTCGTGTCGATCCGGTTTTAG
- a CDS encoding glutamate-5-semialdehyde dehydrogenase, whose translation MKDFADIPTLMANIGARARSAAATLAFASAERKHAALIAAAEHVWNSREAIIVANDKDMVFGRDKGLSDAMLDRLRLDEDRIRGIVDGLRAVAEQADPVGEVLAEWTQPTGLNIQRVRTPLGVVGVIYESRPNVTADAGALCLKAGNAVILRGGSESFHSSGAIHAALQAGLRDANLPEDAVQLVPTRDRAAVSEMLTMTDTIDVIVPRGGKGLVGLVQREARVPVFAHLEGIVHIYIDKAADPEKVLRVVLNAKTRRTGICGAAECLLIHEDVATTMGRGVVKALMDAGVRVHADVALQSIEGVMAATDEDWGKEYLDMDIAARVIPDIDAAIAHIRTHGSNHTDCILTEDAQAAAQFFNQLDSAILMHNASTQFADGGEFGMGAEIGIATGKMHARGPVGAAQLTSFKYLVRGDGTVRA comes from the coding sequence ATGAAAGACTTCGCTGACATTCCCACCCTGATGGCCAACATCGGCGCCCGCGCCAGATCCGCAGCGGCAACGCTGGCCTTTGCCAGCGCTGAACGCAAGCACGCTGCCTTGATTGCTGCAGCCGAACACGTCTGGAACAGTCGCGAGGCCATCATCGTCGCCAATGACAAGGACATGGTATTTGGCCGCGACAAGGGGCTGTCGGATGCCATGTTGGACCGGCTGCGACTGGATGAAGACCGCATTCGGGGCATCGTGGACGGTTTGCGCGCCGTGGCAGAACAGGCCGACCCAGTGGGCGAGGTTCTGGCCGAATGGACCCAGCCCACGGGTCTGAACATTCAGCGCGTGCGCACGCCGCTGGGGGTCGTTGGTGTCATCTATGAAAGCCGCCCCAACGTGACGGCTGACGCAGGCGCGCTGTGTCTGAAGGCCGGGAACGCGGTGATCCTGCGCGGCGGGTCCGAAAGCTTCCATTCGTCCGGCGCGATACATGCGGCGCTGCAGGCGGGGTTGCGCGATGCGAACCTGCCCGAGGACGCGGTCCAACTGGTACCCACGCGCGACCGGGCCGCGGTCAGCGAGATGCTGACCATGACCGACACCATTGATGTGATCGTGCCGCGTGGGGGCAAGGGGTTGGTCGGGCTGGTGCAACGTGAGGCTCGGGTGCCTGTCTTTGCCCATCTTGAGGGCATCGTGCACATCTATATCGACAAGGCTGCGGATCCCGAAAAGGTGCTGAGGGTCGTGCTGAATGCCAAGACGCGGCGCACGGGGATCTGCGGCGCGGCAGAGTGTCTCTTGATCCACGAAGACGTGGCCACGACCATGGGGCGGGGCGTTGTGAAGGCGCTGATGGATGCCGGTGTGCGCGTGCACGCGGACGTCGCCTTGCAGAGCATCGAAGGGGTCATGGCCGCCACCGATGAGGACTGGGGCAAAGAGTATCTGGACATGGATATTGCCGCCCGCGTCATCCCGGACATCGACGCTGCCATTGCCCATATCCGGACGCATGGATCAAACCACACTGATTGTATCCTGACAGAGGATGCCCAGGCGGCTGCGCAGTTCTTCAATCAGTTGGACAGCGCGATCCTGATGCACAATGCCTCCACCCAGTTTGCGGATGGCGGCGAGTTCGGCATGGGGGCCGAGATCGGGATTGCCACCGGCAAGATGCACGCGCGTGGACCCGTGGGCGCGGCCCAGCTGACCAGTTTCAAGTATCTTGTTCGGGGGGACGGGACCGTCCGCGCCTAA
- the proB gene encoding glutamate 5-kinase: MASLITATRLVVKIGSALLVDRTTGALRNDWLSALAEDVAWLTGQGVQVVLVSSGSIALGRGVLQLPATDLALEQSQAAAAVGQIRLARAYEEALAPHGITTAQVLMTLEDSRDRRRYLNSRATLEQLVGLGVVPIVNENDTIATDEIRFGDNDRLAAQIAATIGADMLVLLSDVDGFYSANPTEDATATRYDVIDHITPAIEAMAGDAGSGLSKGGMKTKLMAAKTATAAGCAMAICHGAALRPLTALHTGANATWFTATLDPQVARKRWIAAMKPLGAVTLDAGAARALSNGNSLLPAGVHAVTGTFGRGDPVAITGPDGHQLGLGLSRYTAEEAQKIKGHQSAEIEALLGYPGRAALIHRDDMAL, from the coding sequence ATGGCGTCCCTGATCACCGCCACGCGGCTGGTGGTCAAGATCGGGTCGGCCCTTCTGGTGGACCGGACCACGGGGGCGTTGCGCAACGACTGGCTGAGCGCCCTGGCGGAGGACGTAGCCTGGCTGACGGGGCAGGGCGTGCAGGTCGTGCTGGTGTCGTCCGGGTCGATCGCGTTGGGGCGGGGCGTGTTGCAATTGCCCGCCACGGACCTAGCGTTGGAACAGTCTCAGGCGGCCGCGGCGGTGGGCCAGATCCGCCTGGCGCGCGCCTATGAAGAGGCGCTTGCGCCCCATGGCATCACCACCGCACAGGTGTTGATGACGCTTGAGGACAGCCGTGACCGCCGCCGCTACCTGAATTCGCGTGCGACGCTTGAACAACTGGTTGGTTTGGGCGTGGTGCCCATCGTGAACGAAAACGACACGATTGCCACGGACGAGATCCGCTTTGGCGACAACGACCGCCTTGCGGCGCAGATTGCCGCGACCATAGGGGCCGATATGCTGGTGCTGCTGTCGGATGTGGATGGCTTTTATTCCGCCAACCCGACCGAAGACGCCACCGCGACACGGTATGACGTGATTGATCATATCACCCCGGCGATCGAGGCGATGGCGGGGGATGCGGGCTCCGGTCTGTCCAAGGGCGGCATGAAGACCAAGCTGATGGCCGCCAAGACGGCCACGGCAGCAGGGTGTGCCATGGCGATCTGCCACGGGGCGGCGCTGCGCCCGCTGACGGCCCTGCACACAGGGGCCAACGCCACGTGGTTTACGGCCACGCTCGACCCGCAAGTGGCCCGCAAGCGCTGGATTGCGGCGATGAAACCGCTTGGCGCGGTGACGCTGGATGCAGGGGCCGCGCGGGCTTTGTCAAATGGAAACAGCCTGTTACCCGCTGGTGTTCATGCGGTTACAGGGACGTTTGGGCGCGGCGACCCGGTCGCGATCACCGGGCCGGACGGGCATCAGCTTGGGCTGGGTCTGAGCCGCTATACCGCTGAGGAAGCGCAAAAGATCAAGGGCCACCAGAGTGCCGAGATCGAAGCGTTGCTGGGATATCCGGGCCGCGCTGCACTGATCCACCGTGATGATATGGCACTGTGA
- the obgE gene encoding GTPase ObgE, whose product MKFLDLAKVYIRSGAGGNGCISFRREKYIEYGGPDGGDGGGGGSVIAEAVDGLNTLIDFRYQQHFFAKNGQPGMGRQRTGKDGDDILLRVPAGTEILDEDQETVIADLVNVGDTVELARGGNGGWGNLHFKSATNQAPRRANPGQEGVERTLWLRLKLIADVGLLGLPNAGKSTFLATTSNARPKIADYPFTTLHPNLGVVGVDNTEFVVADIPGLIEGASEGRGLGDLFLGHVERCAVLLHLVDGTSQTVAEDYATIIGELEAYGGDLADKPRVTVLNKIDALDDEERAAARAALVEASGGPVMLMSSVAREGVTEVLRALRGQIDDDRLRHRPAEEEDPWRP is encoded by the coding sequence ATGAAATTTCTTGATCTGGCCAAGGTCTACATCCGCTCGGGTGCAGGCGGAAACGGGTGCATCTCGTTCCGGCGCGAAAAATACATTGAATACGGGGGGCCCGACGGCGGTGACGGCGGTGGGGGCGGATCCGTCATCGCCGAAGCCGTGGACGGGCTGAACACGCTGATCGACTTCCGCTACCAGCAGCACTTCTTTGCCAAGAACGGCCAACCCGGTATGGGGCGGCAGCGCACCGGCAAGGACGGCGACGACATCCTGCTGCGTGTCCCCGCGGGGACAGAAATCCTGGACGAAGACCAGGAGACGGTGATCGCGGACCTGGTAAACGTCGGTGACACGGTTGAACTGGCGCGCGGTGGCAATGGTGGCTGGGGCAACCTGCATTTCAAATCTGCAACCAACCAGGCCCCACGCCGTGCCAATCCCGGGCAGGAGGGGGTCGAGCGCACGCTCTGGCTGCGCCTGAAACTGATTGCCGATGTGGGGCTGCTGGGTCTGCCCAATGCCGGCAAGTCCACGTTCCTGGCCACGACGTCAAATGCGCGGCCCAAGATCGCGGATTATCCGTTCACGACGCTGCACCCGAACCTGGGCGTCGTGGGCGTCGACAACACCGAATTCGTGGTGGCCGACATTCCCGGTCTGATCGAAGGTGCCTCCGAAGGGCGCGGCCTTGGGGACCTGTTCCTGGGCCATGTCGAACGCTGCGCGGTTCTGCTGCATTTGGTCGATGGCACATCACAGACGGTTGCCGAGGACTACGCCACCATCATCGGCGAGCTGGAAGCCTATGGCGGCGATCTGGCCGACAAGCCGCGCGTGACCGTTCTGAACAAGATCGACGCCCTGGACGACGAGGAACGCGCCGCCGCCCGCGCCGCGCTCGTAGAGGCGTCGGGTGGTCCGGTCATGCTGATGTCGAGCGTGGCGCGCGAGGGGGTCACCGAGGTGCTGCGCGCATTGCGCGGTCAGATCGACGATGACCGCCTGCGCCATCGCCCCGCGGAAGAGGAAGACCCATGGCGTCCCTGA
- a CDS encoding GNAT family N-acetyltransferase, which produces MEMEKIVTQNVIETERFVLRPLRRSDMGLIEMYAGDKRVACNTQSIPHPLPPGMIEAFVARSMADERDEDVWAMDGLKSGGAEVMGLISLTRMDRNQSEVGYWVAPHFWNTGLASDAVQALVEANPMDHATMFASVFQDNPASARVLTHCGFEYLGDAESFSVARDATVPTWTYSRKL; this is translated from the coding sequence ATGGAGATGGAGAAAATCGTGACCCAAAACGTGATCGAGACCGAGCGCTTTGTGCTGCGCCCGCTGCGTCGGTCGGACATGGGGCTGATCGAGATGTATGCCGGCGACAAACGCGTGGCCTGCAATACACAGTCCATCCCGCACCCGCTTCCCCCCGGAATGATCGAAGCCTTTGTCGCGCGGTCCATGGCGGACGAGCGGGACGAGGATGTGTGGGCTATGGACGGTTTGAAATCGGGCGGGGCCGAAGTGATGGGTCTGATCTCTTTGACCCGGATGGATCGCAACCAGTCCGAAGTCGGGTATTGGGTCGCGCCGCATTTCTGGAACACCGGGCTGGCGTCTGATGCCGTTCAGGCGCTGGTCGAGGCGAACCCGATGGACCATGCGACGATGTTCGCGTCTGTGTTTCAGGACAATCCGGCCTCGGCCCGTGTGCTGACCCATTGCGGGTTCGAATATCTGGGCGATGCCGAAAGCTTCTCTGTCGCGCGGGATGCAACGGTGCCCACCTGGACCTATAGCCGCAAACTCTGA
- a CDS encoding LysE family translocator yields MSVAAATFAVFAASQVGTPGPANMALLATGARYGFRAALPFVAGVAVGKQFVIWPVGFGLMELAARAPWVFETLKYVSAAYIIWLAWKVSQLRLGPSDHAPKAPGFVAGLIVHPLNPKAWAMIVAGFTGFVAPGTDPFVATATIAGILLATQVVLHPLWTLAGDRIARTLAGTRAEPYLMYTLAALTVASVLFVLFGGGT; encoded by the coding sequence ATGAGTGTCGCGGCCGCCACCTTCGCCGTCTTCGCGGCCAGCCAGGTGGGGACGCCGGGGCCTGCAAACATGGCGCTGCTGGCCACCGGTGCGCGCTATGGCTTTCGGGCGGCGCTGCCCTTTGTGGCCGGCGTGGCGGTGGGGAAACAATTCGTGATCTGGCCTGTTGGCTTTGGCCTGATGGAACTGGCCGCGCGCGCCCCTTGGGTGTTCGAGACACTCAAATATGTCTCCGCCGCCTACATCATCTGGTTGGCGTGGAAGGTGTCGCAACTGCGCCTTGGCCCCTCCGATCACGCACCAAAGGCGCCGGGTTTCGTTGCTGGGTTGATCGTTCACCCCCTGAACCCAAAGGCATGGGCGATGATCGTTGCAGGTTTTACCGGGTTTGTGGCGCCGGGTACGGACCCGTTTGTCGCAACTGCAACCATCGCCGGGATATTGCTGGCCACGCAGGTGGTCTTGCATCCGTTATGGACACTTGCCGGTGATCGGATCGCGCGCACCCTCGCAGGAACGCGTGCGGAACCCTATCTGATGTATACCCTTGCCGCCCTTACGGTGGCATCGGTTCTGTTTGTTCTGTTCGGAGGAGGAACATGA
- a CDS encoding GNAT family protein, translated as MNTVAKPVLRGHRVVLRDVLPGDVDRRFALGNTPDIIRMFGGDPGQVRDITRDAAEAWVNALQTDANAWVIEAEARLLGSVRLHTVNHADKRAQIAIGILDPAALGKGLGTEAMRVLAAHAFDQIGLHRLGCRVLDFNDRAVAAYEKVGFKVEGREREAALIGKDWHDDLIMGLLDRDLVRLT; from the coding sequence ATGAATACTGTGGCCAAACCCGTTTTGCGCGGGCACCGCGTTGTGCTGCGTGATGTCCTGCCCGGGGACGTCGATAGACGGTTTGCACTGGGGAACACGCCCGACATCATCAGGATGTTTGGTGGTGATCCCGGTCAGGTGCGCGACATCACGCGCGACGCGGCCGAGGCCTGGGTCAACGCCTTGCAAACCGATGCCAACGCGTGGGTGATCGAGGCCGAGGCGCGGCTGCTTGGGTCCGTGCGCCTGCACACGGTCAACCATGCCGACAAGCGCGCGCAGATTGCCATTGGCATTCTTGACCCTGCGGCCCTGGGCAAGGGCCTTGGTACCGAGGCCATGCGGGTTCTGGCCGCGCACGCCTTCGACCAGATTGGCCTGCACCGGTTGGGATGCCGCGTGCTTGACTTCAATGACCGCGCCGTCGCCGCCTATGAAAAGGTGGGTTTCAAGGTCGAAGGGCGCGAACGCGAAGCGGCGCTGATCGGCAAGGACTGGCACGATGACCTGATCATGGGTCTGCTCGACCGTGATCTGGTGCGTCTGACATGA
- a CDS encoding GNAT family N-acetyltransferase: protein MTDHMTTQRLILRMPEQRDAAAIAALVGDLEVSRWLTRVPHPYGLKDAHEFIARVAVGSGHTFMICVGDQVVGCIGTQGELGYWLGKNHWGQGYASEAARAMITRHFGYGHNELQSGHFMENAASRHVLEKLGFVRTSQEQARSPATGDCHVLQRMVLTQSRWEAQT, encoded by the coding sequence ATGACAGACCATATGACAACCCAACGCCTGATACTGCGAATGCCCGAGCAGCGGGACGCCGCCGCCATTGCCGCCCTTGTCGGCGATCTTGAGGTGTCGCGCTGGCTGACCCGTGTGCCGCACCCCTATGGCCTGAAGGATGCGCATGAATTCATCGCGCGCGTGGCTGTCGGCAGTGGCCACACATTCATGATCTGTGTCGGTGATCAGGTGGTCGGCTGCATTGGAACACAAGGCGAACTTGGCTATTGGCTGGGCAAGAACCACTGGGGGCAGGGCTATGCATCAGAGGCGGCGCGCGCCATGATCACCCGTCACTTTGGGTACGGCCATAATGAATTGCAAAGTGGCCATTTCATGGAAAACGCGGCCTCGCGCCATGTGTTAGAAAAGCTGGGATTTGTGCGCACCTCGCAAGAGCAGGCCCGCAGCCCCGCCACAGGGGACTGCCACGTTCTGCAACGTATGGTTCTAACCCAAAGCCGGTGGGAGGCGCAGACATGA
- the rpmA gene encoding 50S ribosomal protein L27 — MAHKKAGGSSRNGRDSAGRRLGVKKYGGEAVIPGNIIVRQRGTKFWPAEGVGMGKDHTIFATVDGSVTFHKGLKNRTFISVLPAAEAAE; from the coding sequence ATGGCACACAAAAAAGCAGGCGGTTCATCCCGTAACGGTCGCGATTCCGCGGGCCGCCGTCTTGGCGTGAAGAAATATGGCGGTGAAGCTGTCATTCCCGGCAACATCATCGTGCGTCAGCGCGGCACCAAGTTCTGGCCAGCCGAAGGCGTGGGCATGGGCAAGGATCACACGATCTTTGCAACTGTCGATGGCTCTGTGACCTTCCACAAGGGTCTCAAGAACCGCACGTTTATTTCGGTCCTGCCGGCGGCGGAGGCCGCAGAGTAA
- a CDS encoding 50S ribosomal protein L21, with amino-acid sequence MFAVMKTGGKQYKVQSGDTLRVEKLAANAGDKVQFNEVLMVGGDAPQVGSPVVAGAGVQAEVIEQIKGPKTINFVKRRRKHSSKRTKGHRQQLTLVKITDILASGADKSGVMAAENGAGFGAAAAAAAPKKAKKAAAPKAEAPKAEAKAEPKKEAKKAAPKTAAAGADDLKELSGVGPALEKKLHENGVTTFAQIAAWTPEDVADMDEKLSFKGRIEREGWIEQAKEKTQG; translated from the coding sequence ATGTTCGCGGTTATGAAAACCGGCGGCAAACAGTACAAAGTTCAATCGGGCGACACGCTCCGCGTTGAAAAACTGGCCGCAAATGCAGGTGACAAAGTCCAATTCAACGAAGTGCTGATGGTTGGTGGCGACGCGCCCCAGGTCGGTTCCCCCGTTGTCGCGGGCGCGGGCGTCCAGGCCGAAGTCATCGAACAGATCAAAGGCCCCAAGACGATCAATTTCGTCAAGCGTCGCCGGAAGCACAGTTCGAAACGCACCAAGGGCCACCGTCAGCAACTGACGCTGGTGAAGATCACCGACATCCTCGCCTCTGGCGCGGACAAGTCGGGCGTGATGGCCGCCGAAAACGGCGCGGGCTTTGGCGCGGCCGCAGCTGCTGCCGCCCCGAAGAAAGCCAAGAAGGCCGCAGCGCCCAAAGCCGAGGCCCCAAAAGCCGAAGCCAAGGCAGAGCCAAAGAAAGAAGCCAAGAAAGCCGCGCCCAAGACGGCCGCAGCCGGGGCTGACGATCTGAAGGAACTGTCGGGTGTGGGTCCCGCGCTTGAGAAGAAGCTGCACGAAAACGGTGTCACCACCTTCGCGCAGATTGCAGCATGGACCCCCGAGGACGTTGCTGATATGGACGAGAAACTGTCTTTCAAAGGCCGGATCGAGCGTGAAGGCTGGATCGAACAGGCCAAAGAAAAGACCCAAGGCTAA
- a CDS encoding AraC family transcriptional regulator yields MRMEAEATKTSMAHFVMQDAINSLLKTGQVDVEANTVYDASGMQAARFSARSHSSSIKMSDQITLISTIDSEGHVKTRMDGRAGQHDVTSGLLYFVPEGVHQEYEFDGTTRNTLITLDTTLVQRVKEDNPEFRSAPTDDPRMAFRNPRLARKMAALIELAARQDMGWRSMTEACNTQIAVELMKSLCNAVERAVKPLTRTELSAVRDFVQDNLEENIGLEEVSALLQRDIFGFGRSFKSATGMTFHQYLTQMRVDQARRLLTETAMPLVEIAYACGFSSQAHLTTVVGRHLGLTPGTIRQQAQA; encoded by the coding sequence ATGCGAATGGAAGCCGAAGCGACAAAGACATCGATGGCGCACTTTGTCATGCAGGATGCCATCAACAGCTTGCTTAAGACCGGCCAGGTCGACGTCGAGGCGAACACGGTTTACGACGCGTCCGGTATGCAGGCCGCCCGATTTTCCGCGCGGTCCCATTCCAGCAGTATTAAAATGTCCGATCAAATCACGTTGATCTCGACCATTGACAGCGAAGGCCACGTAAAAACCCGAATGGATGGCCGCGCCGGGCAGCATGATGTGACGTCCGGGCTGCTGTATTTTGTGCCTGAGGGTGTGCATCAAGAATATGAGTTCGATGGCACCACACGCAACACGCTGATCACGCTTGACACGACGCTTGTTCAGCGGGTGAAGGAAGATAACCCGGAATTCCGATCCGCCCCGACGGACGACCCAAGGATGGCCTTTCGCAATCCGAGACTGGCGCGCAAGATGGCGGCCCTGATCGAACTGGCGGCGCGCCAGGATATGGGTTGGCGGTCGATGACCGAGGCGTGCAACACGCAGATTGCGGTCGAACTGATGAAGTCTCTTTGCAACGCGGTCGAACGCGCCGTGAAACCGTTGACACGTACGGAACTGAGCGCGGTTCGGGATTTTGTTCAGGACAATCTCGAAGAGAATATCGGCCTCGAAGAGGTCTCGGCCCTGCTTCAACGCGACATCTTCGGCTTTGGACGCTCCTTCAAATCGGCCACCGGCATGACTTTTCACCAGTACCTGACGCAGATGCGCGTCGATCAGGCGCGCCGCCTTCTGACCGAAACCGCGATGCCCCTGGTCGAGATCGCCTATGCCTGCGGGTTCAGTTCGCAGGCGCATCTGACCACCGTGGTGGGCCGCCATCTTGGCCTGACCCCCGGCACAATCAGGCAACAGGCACAGGCGTGA